One Sphingomonas kaistensis genomic window, CCACCGGCCGGCGTTGGCGACGGGGGTGAAACGGCCGGTCGCCAAGTCCATCCGGCCGAGCCGCTGGACGTCGCTGTCCTCGTCCGACAGCACCCACAGCGATCCATCGGGCGCGAATTCGGCGCCTCCGTAGGCAATGTCCTTTTTGAGATCGCCGAGCGGGGTCAGCTGCCGGGTCGCGAGGTCGAGGAGGTACGGGTCGGAATTGGTGACCTGTTGGTAGTTCAGCACCAGCGCCTTGGCATTGCCTGGCGCGAAGGCGGCGATTCCCCAGCCGCCGCCCTTGACCTCGGCCACCAGCCGGTCGGTCTTGGGATCGCGCGGGTCCATGACGTAGAGATCGGTGTCGGCGCCGTTGCGGCGGGTCGAGCTGTAGGCGACGAGCTTGCCGTCCTTGCTCCACGCGCCGAGGCTGTTGCGACTCTTGCCGTCGGTCAGCAGCGTCATCTGCCCGCCGTCGAGGCGGTAGAGCTGGAAGAATTCCGCGCCGCCCCGGTCCATCTGCGTGACCAGCACGTCGCCCGATGGGGCCCAGCTGCCGCCCACCGGCTCGGGCTCGAAGGTGATCTGCTGGCGATCCATCATCGGTGCCGCGACGCGGTGGAGCTGGGGCACGTTGCCGAAGCGGGTGCGGATCAGCATCGAGCGGTCGCGCGCGTTCCAGCCGGCGAAGGAGGCGCTGCGCAGTTCCATGTAGGGGCGGGTCCTGGCGGCAAGCTCGGCCGGGACCGGCGGCACGGCCTGCACGGTCAGCGCGGCGGGCTTGGGCGCGCTGGTTTGGGCGTTGGCCGTGGTGGCGAGCAGGGCGGCAAGGGCCAGCGAGATGCGGATCGGCATGGGTGTCGAGCTCCTAGTTGGCAGGCTTGGCGGGCGTCAGCGTCGCCATCGATGGGGGCACATCTTTCATCGACCGCGCGGTCGCTTCCGCCCCGCGCAGCGCTCGCAGCACGTTGCCGCCCGCGAGCTTGGCGAGATTGGCGTCGCTCCACCCGCGGCGGATCAGTTCGGCGAACAGGCGCGGATAGGCTTCGACGCCTTCGAGTCCGACCGGCGTGCGCGGAATGCCGTCGAGATCGCCGCCGATGCCGACATGATCGTGCCCGGCAACGCGCGCGACATAGTCGATGTGATCGGCGACGTCCTTGATGCCGACCACCGGACGCGGGTTGGCGGCGACCCAAGCTTCCATGCCTTTGGTCACCGCTGCGGCGTCTGCGCGATTGTAGGTCTTGAGTCGGGCCTCCTGCGCGGCCTGTTCGCCGTCCCATTTCCATTGTGCGGCGCTAAGGAAGCTCGGGACCCAGGTCACCATCACCACGCCGCCGTTGGCCGGCATCATGCGCAGCACATCGTCGGGCACGTTGCGCGGGTGCGGATTGATGCCTGCCGCGCTGGAGTGGGAGAAGATCACCGGCGCCTTGGACGCCGCAATCGCATCTCGCATCGTCGCGGGGGCGACGTGGCTCAAATCCACTAGCATGCCGAGCCGGTTCATTTCCTTCACCACCTCGACCCCGAACGGCGACAGGCCGTCATATTTGGGCTGATCGGTCCCGGCATCGGCCCATTCGGTGGTCTGGTTGTGGGTCAGCGTCATGTAGCGGGCGCCAAGATCGTAGAAGCGGCGCAGCGCGGCCATCGAGCCGCCGATCTGCCGCCCGCCCTCGATCCCTAGCATCGAACCTATCCGCCCCGCCTTGTGCGCAGCTTCCATTTCGTCGGCCGAGCGGGCGAAGCGCAAGGTTTCGGGATAGGCGTCGATGATCCGGTGCGCGGTGTCGATCTGCTCCAGCGTGACCCGGATCGCTTCGTCACCGAGCGTGGTGCCGTCGATATAGACCGACCAGAATTGCCCGCCGACCCGGCCGGCACGAAGCCGGGCCATGTCGGTCATCAGCGGCGGCTTCCAGCTGTCGGTGCCGCTGGCCAGGCCCTCGACCTTGCTGCCGAAATCGCCGCGCAGCGCCCACGGCAGGTCGTTGTGCCCGTCGATCAGCGGCGTCCGCTTGAGGATTCGATCGATCCGCTGACTGACCTTGGGATCGATCGGGGTGGTCTGGGCCATGGCGGACACCGGGAGCAGGCTCGCGGCGGCGAGCAGGAAGAGCTTGTGCATGGGCGCGACTTTACGAACCGGCGCGCCGCTTGCAAACGCTTAAGCCGTGGATGCGCCCTTTCTCCTGTTCGACAATGCCCGGCAGGGCGGACCGGCGCGGCTGTATCGGCGGCCGATCGGCGAAGTACGTGCCGAACGGCTAGAGAATGTGCTGCCCGCGCTCGAGGCGTTGCAGGCGGCGGTGCGGGGCGGCGCGCATGCCGCCGGCTTTCTCGCCTACGAGGCCGGTTACGCGCTCGATCCCGCGCTGTCGGACGCGGCGCGGCAGGGCGAGGGGCTGCTTTTGTGGTTCGGTTTGTTCGAGGGCTTCGAGGAGGTGGACGCGGCCTCCGTGCTGCCCGATCCGGATGGCGCGTGGAACGGGCAGCCTCACCCGCGCGTGGCGGAAAAGGATTATCTGGCGGCGGTCGCTTTAGTCCACGAGCAGCTTCGCGCCGGCGAGCATTATCAGGTCAATCTCACCTTTCCTTGCGATGTGGCGGTGAAAGGCGATCCGGCGGCGTTGTATGCGCGGTTCCGGAAAGCCTCGCAGGCCGGATGGGGGGCACTGATCCGTCATCCCGGCGGCTGGCTGCTGAGCTCAAGTCCGGAACAATTCTTTACCCTCCGCGACGGTGTGATCGAAGCCAGGCCGATGAAAGGCACCGCCGCCCCCGATGCGCCCGACGCAGTGCTCACGGAGGATGCCAAGAGCCGCGCCGAGAATCTCATGATCGTCGATCTCCTCCGCAACGACCTCGCACGGGTGGCGGAGCCGGGCAGTGTTGCGGTGCCCGAATTGTTCGCCATCGAGCGTTATCCGACCGTAACCCAGATGGTGAGCCGGGTGACCGCGACGCTCCGGCCCGGGCTCGATGCGGTCGACGTGCTGCGCACCATCTTTCCCTGCGGTTCGGTCACCGGCGCACCCAAGGTCGCCGCGATGAAGGCCCTGCGCGCGCTCGAGCCCCATCCGCGAGGGGCCTATTGCGGGTCGGCCGGGTGGATCGAGCCGGGCGGCGATGCGGCCTTCAACGTGCTGATCCGGACGCTGGAGATGGCCGCTGATCGCGCCACGGCGACCCTTGGCCTCGGTTCCGGGCTTGTAGTCGACTCCGTTGCGGCCGATGAATGGGCCGAATGCATGTCCAAGGGGGCCTTTTTGACGCGTGACCGACCGGCGATCGACCTGATCGAAACCATGCGGTTCGATCCCAGCGACGGCGTGATCGAACTCGACCGCCATCTAAGCCGGTTGACGGCTTCGGCCGAAGCGCTCGACTTCCGCTTCAATCGCCACGCCGCCCGCAACGAATTGCAGGCCGCGACCTTTGCCCGCCGGACGCCCGCGACGGCCCGGCTGCTGCTGTCGCCGACCGGCACCATGGCGGTCGAAGTGCGGCCCTTGCCGGCCGCCCGGACCGAGCCGCTCACTGCCAGGATCGTGCCGCTGCCGGTGCCGAGCGACGACTATCGGCTGCGCTACAAGACCACCGACCGCGGTTTCTACGACGAGGCGCGGATCGCGAGCGGTGCCGACGAGGTCATCTTTGCTGACACCGACGGCTGGCTGACCGAAGGCAGTTTCACCTCGCTGTTCAAGGAGTGCGAGGATGGAATGCTGGTGACGCCGCCGCTGTCGCGGGGCCTGATTCCGGGGATCCTGCGGTCCAAGCTGGTCGCCGAAGGCAAGGCGGTCGAGGGCGACTTGCGCCGCGAAGACCTCGAAGGCGGGTTCCTGGTCGGCAACATGCTGCGCGGCCTCGTGCCGGCGCGGCTGGTCGATTAAGCGGCGAGCGGGAAGCTCAGCAGCCGGTCCTTGATCGGGATCAGCGCGGTCGCGGGGGTGCCGACCTTGCGCAAAATCTCCTTGTGGCTCGCATCCAGCCCGCCGGTCAGCGCGCCGAACGCGGGCAGAATCAGCTTCGCCCCGCTGGCGACGAAACAGCGGCGGCTGACCCGGCGGCCCCGCACCTGAAGGCGCAGCTTGGGGTGATAATGGCCCGACAGTTCGGGCCGGGGATCGCGGACGTCGGCTTCGTGGCGAAGCATCAGGCCATCGACCTCGACCTCTTCCCGCAGCGTCCCGCCGCAATGATCGGCAAAGCCGGGATCGTGGTTGCCGAGGATCCAGGTCCAGTCGAGCCGGGCGGTCAGCGCCAGCAGCATCGCCCGCGCGGCTTCGGGCAGGCGGTCGCAGCCGAACTTGTCGTGGAAACTGTCGCCAAGGCAGTAAAGGCTCGTCGCCCCGGTTCGATCGACCACTTCGGTCAGCGCGGCCAGCGTCGCCTGGCTGTCGTAAGGAGGCAGGAACTGGCCGAGTTTGGCATACCAGCTCGCTTTTTCGAGATGGAGGTCGGCGACCAGCAACGCACGCCGCGCTGGCCACCACAGCGCACCCTGCGGATCGGCGAGAAAATCATGTCCGGCGAACGAAAGGGGAACCATCGCGGCGCCGCTTAGCCCGACTTTCGATTCCGTGGCAACGGCTTAGTAGCCGCGGTTCACCACATGATCGCGCAGCGCCCGGGCGTCGTGCAGCGCATTGTGCGGCACCGCGCTGTTGCGGGCGGTGGAAAAGCCGGCAAGGTTCATCAGCCGAAAGGTCAGCGCGGGCACCGTCACCATCTGCCCGTTCCCGGTCAGTAGCGCCTTGCAGAAATAAGCGATGTCGTCGGGCCAGTCGGCGACGATCTCGACCTCCTCGAACGGAGTTAGCCAGCGCGACAGCTCGCGCGCCACGTCGGCGGCGGGTTGCGGCTCGGCGCGGAGGTGCTGGGGCACGGTGCCGAGATAAGGGACGACGTGCCGCTCGACCCAATCGATGCAGGGGCGCTCATGCTTGAGGATCGCGTAAAATTCCTCGCTGCCGTCATCGGGCACGAGAGCAAGGCTGAGCAGCGGACCGCCGAAGCCGTCGAATTCGCAGTCGAGGAAGTAGCGCATCGACAATGCTCTGGACGAGCGGGGCGGTCCGCGCCAGTCTCCGCGCGAACACCATGATGGGGGAGATTTTGCGATGCGCCTGTTCTTGATGAGCCTGGTCCTCGGAACGGCGCTGACCGCCCCGCTGGCCGCGCAGACGCCGGGCCGGGCCGATCTCGCCAAGGTGGTCGCCAGCCGCCACGACACGACGGTGAAGGCATTGCAG contains:
- a CDS encoding dipeptidase; translation: MHKLFLLAAASLLPVSAMAQTTPIDPKVSQRIDRILKRTPLIDGHNDLPWALRGDFGSKVEGLASGTDSWKPPLMTDMARLRAGRVGGQFWSVYIDGTTLGDEAIRVTLEQIDTAHRIIDAYPETLRFARSADEMEAAHKAGRIGSMLGIEGGRQIGGSMAALRRFYDLGARYMTLTHNQTTEWADAGTDQPKYDGLSPFGVEVVKEMNRLGMLVDLSHVAPATMRDAIAASKAPVIFSHSSAAGINPHPRNVPDDVLRMMPANGGVVMVTWVPSFLSAAQWKWDGEQAAQEARLKTYNRADAAAVTKGMEAWVAANPRPVVGIKDVADHIDYVARVAGHDHVGIGGDLDGIPRTPVGLEGVEAYPRLFAELIRRGWSDANLAKLAGGNVLRALRGAEATARSMKDVPPSMATLTPAKPAN
- the pabB gene encoding aminodeoxychorismate synthase component I; this encodes MDAPFLLFDNARQGGPARLYRRPIGEVRAERLENVLPALEALQAAVRGGAHAAGFLAYEAGYALDPALSDAARQGEGLLLWFGLFEGFEEVDAASVLPDPDGAWNGQPHPRVAEKDYLAAVALVHEQLRAGEHYQVNLTFPCDVAVKGDPAALYARFRKASQAGWGALIRHPGGWLLSSSPEQFFTLRDGVIEARPMKGTAAPDAPDAVLTEDAKSRAENLMIVDLLRNDLARVAEPGSVAVPELFAIERYPTVTQMVSRVTATLRPGLDAVDVLRTIFPCGSVTGAPKVAAMKALRALEPHPRGAYCGSAGWIEPGGDAAFNVLIRTLEMAADRATATLGLGSGLVVDSVAADEWAECMSKGAFLTRDRPAIDLIETMRFDPSDGVIELDRHLSRLTASAEALDFRFNRHAARNELQAATFARRTPATARLLLSPTGTMAVEVRPLPAARTEPLTARIVPLPVPSDDYRLRYKTTDRGFYDEARIASGADEVIFADTDGWLTEGSFTSLFKECEDGMLVTPPLSRGLIPGILRSKLVAEGKAVEGDLRREDLEGGFLVGNMLRGLVPARLVD
- the pdeM gene encoding ligase-associated DNA damage response endonuclease PdeM; this translates as MVPLSFAGHDFLADPQGALWWPARRALLVADLHLEKASWYAKLGQFLPPYDSQATLAALTEVVDRTGATSLYCLGDSFHDKFGCDRLPEAARAMLLALTARLDWTWILGNHDPGFADHCGGTLREEVEVDGLMLRHEADVRDPRPELSGHYHPKLRLQVRGRRVSRRCFVASGAKLILPAFGALTGGLDASHKEILRKVGTPATALIPIKDRLLSFPLAA